The Myroides fluvii region CAAATGTACTTATTTTTTTGATTCTACTCTTTTTCTTCACTTCTTTTTAAGAAGTCAATACTCTACTTCCTTTTTCTTCGTCTTTGACAATAGACAACGATAGGGGGATTCGCTCTTGTAATTCATCTACATGGGAGATAATACCGACAATGCGATTCTCTTTGTGTAAGCTACTCAACGTTTCAAATACAATGTTAACAGATTCTGCATCTTGTGTTCCGAATCCCTCATCTATAAAGAAGAAGTTCTTATTGGATTTGGATAAACTCTGTACGCTTTCTGCCAAAGCAAGTGCTAGGGATAAAGACACTTGAAAACTTTGTCCTCCAGATAATGTCTTTACACTTCGCGCTTTTCCGTTGTTCAAATAATCAATGATTTCAAATTCGTTACTTTCATTTAACTGCAAACTCAGTTGATTATGAGTCAAACGATGGAAGCGTTGATTGGCAATATCACACAAATTAATCAAATAGATACTTGACACATAGTTGACAAATCCCGCACCTTTAAACATATTGTCCAGAAGATTGATATTTTTCAATCGCTTTTCAACTTGAGCAAACTGATCTAACAAGGTTTCTTTTTCTTTATAGTCTTGTTCTAAACGCTCTATTTCACCTGCTACTTTTGCTACTAAGGTTGTTTGTTCCTTCACTTGTTGTTCTAATGCTGTGACCGTTAGTTCCATTTGCTGAAAGTGAGGCAAATCAAAAGCAATAGATTCGAGTTTTTTCGATAATTGCTGTACTTGATTGCGCAATACTTCTATTTTCAACATAAAGGCTTGAATACTTGCACGCGTCTCTTCTACTGCTATATTTTTAGCTAAAACTACCTCAACTTCTTGAACAGACTCAAATTGAAATACTTCCAATCCTTGCTTAACGCCTAAATCAATATGTTGAAGTGAAGCTGTCAACTCTTCTTGTATGGTTTGTATATTCTTCAACTCTGTTTCTAAAGAAGCAAGAATAGGTACCAACTGTTGCAAGAGCTGTGCTTGTGATTTATACGCTTGCTCTACCTCAACAATGTGTTGTTCTTTTGCCTTAATTTCCAGCTCTAATATTTCTTTTTTTACAACTATTTTTTCACTCAATTTAATCAAGCGTATTTGTTGTTCTTTGGCGTCAATTTCCGCTTCTAATCTCGCCTGTTTTAATTCAATATCGGCTAATGCTTCTGCGTATTTTTCTAAATTATTTCGAACAACATCGACTTCTTTTATGGTTTGTTGCTGTTGATTCTCGGCTTTTTCTATCGCTTGATTGACTTGTACCGCTTGTTGTTTCAACTGCTCGAGTTGTGCTTTATTTCCGCTTTCAATTTCATTCCAACAATAAGCTGCTTGATGTCTGATTAGCTCCTCTTGCTTTTCTTTTCGATGATTTACAGCTTCGCTATCTTGAATTTCAAGCAAATGCTTTTTATCGAGCAAAGCTTGAATTTCTCTTTCTTTTCGATTTAATATCTGTTCATCGTCTTGAATTTTTTCAAGCTTCATTTCTAAGTCTTGCATTGATTTGGACACATCTTCTCCCTCTAAAATAGCGGGATGCTCTAATGCACCACATAACGGACAAGCTTCACCATCATGTAAAGCGGAAGCGTAATGCGACAATTGTTGAGAAACGCGTAGCTGATTGAGCTCCTTCGTTACTAACAAATGTAATTGTTGATTTACTGTGCGCTGTTTCGCTATTCTCTCTCTCCACTCTTCTTCTGTAGTAAATTCAAATTGCTCTAGTGTTTGAACTAAACGCTGAATTTCCTGTTGCAGCTGCTTTTGTTTGTCTGCCCATTCACCTGCTGCTTTTTCTAAGTATTCAAAATCGGTAAACCACTTATCCAACGCGATTAAACGCATGGGATCAACGCGGTTTTCCTTTAATTGTTTCAGTTGTTTTTCTCCAGCAAGAAGCAGGATTTGCTTTTGCTCTAATTCCTTTTTGGTTGCTACAACGACTTCTTGTCCTTTTACCAAGCGTTCTGTCAATGTCTTCTTCGTTACCTCAGTTTCCTGAATAGCCTGAACCAATTGCAGTTCTGCTAACTCTGTTCGCTCTCTTTCAAGAGATTCGTACTGTTTTTCAAGAGTTGTAAACGTTTCTTTGACCTGAATATACTGGTTTTGCTTGGTTTGAAATTCTCCTAGCTTTACTTGGTAATTCGCGGTTTTCTCGTTGAGTTTTAGCGTTGTTTGCTGTTTTTCGACTAGCAATGAACGAAAAACTTTCTCTACTTTTTCGTACTGTAGCAACGCTAGTTCTTGTGCTTTTACCTCTCCTTCTTTTTGTTCTAATTCGCGTAAGGTAGTACGACTTTCTTCCAAAGCCTCAAAATCGAGTTTAACGGCTTTTAGCTGTTGGTAACGCTCTTGTTCTTGCTTAAAGACAAGTGTCATTTGTTTTAACTGCTGCTCTTGTTTTTGGTGTTGTACCTTAACTTCGTCTATTTGTTCTTTGGTCAAGGTAGTAAAACGCTGCAATTGACCTTGCAAATGATCGTACTTTTGACGGGTTTCACTATATAGTGCTTTGGTTTTTCCCGTTAAATCAAAACGATCCAACCCAAAGATTTCCTGCATCATTTTGGTTCGATCTTTACCTCCCAATTCAATAAATTCCTTGAATTTTCCCTGTGGAATAATAATGGTGCGTTTGAAATTTTCATAACTCAAGCCAATTACCTCTTCTACATTTAAATCGGGCAAGGGAATCCATTGTTCTTCCTTCCATTGATACAATACGGCATCTCCTCGCTTGACGTCGTCAAAACGTTTGGAATTACGTTTAAATTCTCTGTAAATGCGGTATTTTTTTTCTTTAAAATTAAAAAACTCAAAATCAATACTCATGCGGTCTGACTTTAAGTTCATCATATTGTAGGCGCGATTATCTCGAGCATTTAATCGTTCACTCTCACCGTATAATCCAAAAGAAATGGCTTCTAAAATTGACGATTTACCTGATCCTACTTTACCGAAAATTCCAAACAGCCCAGCTTGAATCAATTGGGTAAAATCAATGACTTGCTTTTCTTGGTAGGAATAAAAACCTTCTAGCGTTAATGTAATGGGTATCATGGTCAATCTTAATTTATAATTTCGTTGAACAAATCCATAATTTCTCCATTGGGATCTTGTCCATTGTTCTTCTGTTTAAAATAATCTGCAAATAGCCCCTGAATATCTTGTTCAAGGTTGACTTGTTTTCTTTTATTCAAATCCGCTTGATCCGTTAAATTCACCACGGGAATAATGGTAATAATACCGTCATGTGCTTGGTGAATTCGCTTGATATCATCTGCTTTTAAAAAAGTATCACTCACAAGTGTCAACTCTACTAAATGATGTTGATGTTGTTGTAACCAATCAACGGCATCGTCAACGGAGTTAAATTTCTTTCGCGTTAAGGGACGTCCTTTTTGCAAGGGAATTTTCTCGTAGGTTGCAGGTACATTGGGTTCTACCTCAACCATCATCACGTATTTTTCCTGCCCTGCTTCACTAAAGCTATAACACAACGGACTTCCTGAATAGACCACAGGACGATCTACTTCTCCAATTTGATGGGCACGGTGTAGATGGCCTAAAGCGGTATATTGAATTTGCTTGGGAATACTATCGCTGTAAATCAAATCGGCATTTCCTATTTTTAATGGTTTTTCTCCATCGGGTTCTTCGAGTTCTTCTCCTCCTTTTTTCATCATATACAGATGAGAAATTAAGAGGTTAACGCCTGCTGTATCGCAATACGCTGTAGCTAACGCTTGCCAGTTGCTTTCCAATACTTCATTTAAAGCGGTTGTTTTATCTGCTACATTTAATGCTTTTTTCAATCGCACTTCATTGGCATAAGGCGTGTGAATAATGCGAATCGGAAAAGGAAGATGAGCCAAAGTCAATTCCACAAAACCTTCTGCTGATTGCGTCAAGGTAAAGGCTTCATTTTCTTCCATGGGTTGTACAATCGTATTGGGTAATCCCACAAGTAAGATACCACAAGCGCGTGCCAAGGGATCTGGTGCATCAATGCGTTCTGGGCTATCGTGATTTCCTGCGATAGCAATAACGGGACGTTGACCATTGTGCGTCAAACGACGAAGGGTTTTGTAGAACAAATCTTCGGCTTCAATTGGAGGATTAAAAGTATCAAATAAATCTCCTGCAATAACAACAATATCCGCTTGTTGTACATCAGCAAGCTCACATATTTCATTCAATACTTCTTTTTGTTCTTCTATTCTTGAAAAATTGTCTAATCGCTTTCCCAAATGCCAATCTGCCGTATGTAGTATCTTAACTTTCATGCTTCCCTTTTGTTTACCTCTCAAAGATAAAAGTTATATTGGGGAATCGCTAGTTATTTTAGTTATGAGTTATCGGTTATGGGTTATGGGGTGAAAACACTTGGTTGAGACAAAACCGACACCAGTACAAGAATATTAAGCGTATAAAAAACACCTGCTTAACATTAAATAGTTAATTTCGTATAAAAATTAAAAAGATGAAAAAGATTGTACCTTTCGTACTTGCCCTGATCCTAGTTGTTTCTTGTCAAAACAAGAAAACCCTGGATCCCGTAGCTCTTGCAGTAGCCTATGATGAGATTAACATTGTTTACGACAAGATAAACAGCGCGTTAATCAATAAAGATGGAATCTTGTTATACGACAATTTAGATCAAGAGTCTATTGCATACTATGAAGAAATATTGACGGCTGTCAAAACAAAAAACATAGAAGGAACTTTAGTGGATCAAATGAATATTGCCAATGGTTTGCTCTTATTCAGTGATGCGGATTTACAGACCACGGATACCAAGAAATTGGTTGAAATTTTATTTTTAAACTCGGCCGTGGATGATAAAAAAATAGAGGTGCTTTCTAGTGCTGTACTGTCTGATTTAAAGATTGAGGAATACGAAGCTACAGGAATGATTTTTGGGATGCAACCCGCTCATTTTTTTAAAGAAGAGGGGCAATGGAAATACAGTATGCTTGACTCAAGAAGAATCTCAGAAACGGTACTGAGAGATGCACAAGAAGCAAATAACATGACAAATAAAGAATTCTTAATCATGCTATTATCCTCGAATGAATTTCAAACAAACCCCAACATCAAACGCGATTTCACAGCAGTTTTTAACCTCATACAGGAAGAAAGACAAATACGTGGAGATAAAGCCTAACTAAAATATACGGACGCACATAAAAAAAAAAACCGTTGTCTTAAACAAATTCACATTGTAAGACAACGGTTTTTTTTATACTGATGATTGACTCATCTACCCTATACTATAGCACATTGAGTTTGACTAGTCGTCTTCGTATATTTTTATAATCTCTACTTGTTCACCATTCTCCCACAGGGATTCTATCATCAAGGTTCCGGTTGAATGATAGTCTTTGACAATACCCTCTTTTTTTCCTTTGATAAAAGTAGCTTCAGTACTTAGATTGCCATTTTTAAAGTAGTCTTTGTACAAACCTTCTTTTAAGCCCTCATTCCAATTTGCTTCTTCTCTTATTTTTCCATCGTCAAAATACCCAATAAAAAAACCTTGTTTCTTTCCCTTTATAAAAAGGCCTTTCTCATAAAGTTGTCCATTTTCATAAAATGCTTGATGCAATCCGTCTTCTTTTCCTTCTTTAAATGGGGTCTCAACCGCTAAATCCCCATTGGGATAATATTCTTTAAAAACCCCTATTTGCAATCCCTTACTCCAATGGGAGTGTTTTCTCACTTGTCCATCTTCATAATAAACAAAGGCTTCTCCCTCTTTCTTTCCGTCTTTCAACTTTCGCTCTTCCCATACTTGTCCATTTTCAAAATAGGAGGTAAAAAAACGATCGAGTTTTCCCTCTTGTAAGTAAGCTTCTTCTTTTAAAGCGCCGTTTTCATCATATTGTTTAACAATCCCCGTATAAGGAGTTAGTTGATTCAGTTCGGAATACACTCCGGCTCTAAGCTCAAGTTGATTGAAATTAATTTCTCTTTCTTTACAGCTGAATAAGAAAAACGCAACTGCTACAATCAATAAGGTTCTTTTCATACTTGTTTTTATCAAGGGGCACATTATGTTGGAATTCATTTAAAAAAAGGCCGATGAATCATCAGCCTTTCTATTTTAGATACAAGCGAACAGCCTGTTCGCTATTCTCCTTAGATTTCACATCCATCAGGACCACATGAATTAGCATCTGTATTGCCTTTCATCTCAAATTGTGGTTGACTTTCTTGGTATGCCTGTGTAATGGCTTCTGCAAACGTGTCAATCGGTTGGGCACCTGAGATACCGTATTTTCGATCTACTACAAAGAAAGGAACTCCTGAAATTCCCAACGTTTGTGCTTCTTCAATATCGTTTTTCACTTCTTGTGTATGTGCATCACTGTTTAATAAAGTAACGACTTCCTCTTTATTCAAACCAATACTAGTCGCTAACTCCGTTAATACCTCAATTTCTCCTACGTTCTTTCCTTCTGTAAAGTGTGCCAAGAACAAGGCCTCTTCCATTTCATTCCCTTTGCCTTTACTTTGAGCAAAGTGAATTAAACGGTGTGCTCTAAAGGTATTTACTGGAATTGAAATATCTTGTCTAAATTCAATTCCAACGGCAGATCCTGCTTGTTGTAAGTGATTCATCATCCCTTCAATTTGCTCTTTCGGCATACCTTTTCTATTCACTAGATAATCAATCGTTGATTGAGAAGCTCCTTCTACAGGCAAAGTTGGATCCAACTGAAAACTCTTCCACTCTACTTCAATTTTATCTTTAAAAGGCAATTGTTCTAATGCGTTTTCAAAGTGTTTCTTTCCAACATAACAAAAAGGACACATCACATCTGACCATATTTCTACTTTCATATTTCTACTTTTTTAAATGAATTGTGGAGGATCTAGCTATCCTCCTATCTATCAAAGATACAACTTAAGAAGGGCTTGTCCCTATACATTTAACAGTTACCAAGAGGTTATCAGGACCAATTAGCCCAAAATAAAAGAATTACCTTACAAATTGCACATACTTTATTTAACACCCCTACCTATGTTAACATTTTTTTAATAATTTTAACCAACCAAAAAAGATTCTCTAATGAAACAACAGTACATCTTATTTCTTCTTGTTTTCACTTCGATCCTGTCTTATGGACAAATTCGAAAATCAGTTTATTTCATTGGTAATAGTTATACCTATTACAATGATTTACCCCTTTTAACGCAAAAAGTAGCACACTCAGCAGGTGATTTTCTTGATTTTGAACAAACTACAGCTGGAGGAGCTAGTTTACAAAATCATCTCTATAACGAAGTGGTGACAACAAAGATTAATAGCAAAGCTTGGGATTATGTAGTTTTACAAGAACAAAGTCAAAGACCTGCCTTGAACGACTCGTATACCTTTCCGTATGCTGCTGCATTAAACGAACGCATAAAAAATTCTTCTCCATGTGCTAAGACTTTATTTTATATGACTTGGGGGTACAAAACGGGTGATCCGTCCAACTGCAACGCAGGTTTAACCTATATGTGTACATATGAGGGTATGGATGATAAGATTTACGATTCCTATATGCGTTTAGCCTTGGAGAACCAAGCACATGTTTCACCTGTAGGCAACGTGTGGAGAAAAATACGCCAACAATACCCAGCTTATGAACTGTATGATCGCGACAATTCACATCCCTCCCCTCTAGGTTCAATGGTGGCCGCTTATACTTTTTACACCGTTATTTTCAAAAAAGACCCCACGCTAACTACTTTTAATGGAACCTTATCTGCTGAACAGGCACTTAATATTAAGCGCATTGTCAAAGAAACTGTTTACGATGATTTTGAAAAATGGTTTATTGGGGTTCACTACAACGAAGCGAAATACACCTATGAAATAACTGATTCTTCCACTATTCACTTTAGCAATATTACGCCCAATACACAGGCGGTTCATTGGGATTTTGGAGATGGAACAACTTCAACAGCGAACAATCCGATACACGCCTATGAGCAAACGGGGCAATTTACAGTTACACTTACCGTGACAAGTTGTAATGACACCTATTCTTATACAGAAACCGTGAACATTGAAACGTTAAGTACTACAAAATTTGATCAAAGTACGTTTGCTATTTATCCCAATCCAACTCGTGATTACCTCTTTGTTCAAACAGCTTTAGAGGCTAGCTTTTCGATTCATGATATGGCTGGAAAGAGAATCATTCCTACGGTAAATCAACAAGCTGGAGTGTACCAATTGGATGTTCGAACCTTAACAAAAGGTACTTATTTTGTGCAAATACAAACATCAAATAGTCAAGAACAATTTAAATTTGTAGTAAAATAATCAACTTATTTAAGGTAAAAAAACAAATCATTCAATTATTTTATCTAGATTTACAACTGTGTATAAATTAATTATTAATTCACCTTATACAATTTTTATACAACATCTATTTATTACCAACCCATCAATTTTATAGATTAAAGAAAAGGAAGCCCACGAGGCTTCCTTTTTTTATATTCATTTCTTTCTGGATAAAAAATCTAGTATTTGTATTTTCCGTATTTTTGTTAGAGCCTGTTTGCTGTTATTTTCAAACATTAACTTTTAAATCAATTAAAATGAGAAGATTAACAATTAGAAATATTGGACCAATTCAATCCGTTTGTATAGATTTAAAACGTATTAATGTTTTAATAGGTCTTCAGAGTTCAGGGAAGAGTACCATTAATAAAATAGCCTGTCATTGCTCTTGGGTAGAGAAAGAAATCTTACTTAAACAATCAGTTGAAGTTTTTGAACAAGGTTCCTATTTTTCAGATCAATTAATAGAATTTCACAAACTTGAAGGTTTTCTGAATGAATATTCTTTTATTGAATATGAAACAGACTTTATCTTTTTTAGTTATTCGCATCACAATCTTAGCTTTTCATTTCAATGGAAATTAACTAATTCAAATTTACAGTACAATAGAACCAAAACCTTATACATTCCAGCTGAACGCAATATTGTAGCTGTTATACCCAATTGGTTTGACATCAAACTAGACAACTCTAACTTGCGTAGTTTCATGTCTGCATGGCAGGAAGCAAGGAATTTCTATAACAAAAGCTCATTTCCTATCTTAGATTTAGGAGTTGTTTATCGCTATAATGAAGAAATAGACAGAGACGAATTAATTTTATCACGTGACAGTAGAAAAATATATTTCAGAAATGCTTCTAGTGGATTACAATCACTTATCCCATTGTATACCTTAATTAAGTATTACACATTTGATTTATTTTCAAAATACAATAAAACTGATTTCATCAAAAATCTAAGTACAGTAACCATCTTAGCTAGGGAATACAAACTTCATGAAGAGTCGTTAAAGAAAAAAGTTCAAGAAAACATAGATGTTGACCAAATAAAAAAACGGGTTTTAAATAAAATCACATCACAAGAAACTAGCTTAGATCATTTAGAAGAGGAAATTAATACTGAAATCAATAGAATTGTATCTAGTGATACGTTTTCAAACACTATTTTTGAAATTATGAGTTCGAAATTAGAAGGTTTTAGTCATACGGATTTAACTCCTCTAGAAAGAAAAGAATTAGAACAGGTCTATAAAACTAATACCGAACAGCAATGTAGTATCTTCTTGGAAGAACCAGAAGTCAATTTATTTCCTACGACTCAACGAGAACTTGTGAAGTATTTGGTCCAATCCACTTATCACAATGAGGAAGGAAGAATGCATAGTTTATTTATCACTACGCATAGTCCGTATATCCTGACTACACTGAATAATTTAATTTATGCATCTGATTGTGCAAAGAACAGTACAGATGTTCCAACCATTATAGCAGAAGATTATTGGGTAAACTTTGATGATGTAGGCGTGTGGTTTGTGAAAAATGGGACGATTGAATGCATCTTAGATCAAGAAGAAAGACAAATTGATGCTACTAAGATTGATGAAGTATCTCAGCTTTTAAACAATGAGTTTGACAACCTTTTAAATACACAGTATCATGAGGTTTAACCAACGCTATACCTCATTTATTTATTGTCAAGACAATCGTAGAACACTTGTCTTAGAAGAAACAAAAGGAGTGCAATATATTATATCCAATTCTACACCCTTAGACTATATTGTTTACAACGTAGATGGTGGCCTGATTAATAACAACAGAACTAAACAATGTGATTTTGTAATCTACATCCCATCCTCAAATACTGTGCGATTTATCGAACTCAAAGGAAGTAATGTAGAAGACGGAATCGAACAACTTTTACAAACGATTCAAGCATTAGTTACAACACCTTGTATTGAGGTTTCAAGACTACAAGCTAGAATTATTAGCAGAAAAGTAAAATCTCCTGCACTGCGATCACCTAAGAGAACTAAACTAGAGAAACTAGTTAAAGCCAATGGAGGTGATTTACTTGTCAAAAACATATCCTTTACAGAAGTGATCAATTAAAAAAGGAAGCCCATGAGGCTTCCTTTTTTTAACCAGAACTTATATAAATTAAGAGTAATACACTCTTTTTTTTTTACTTTACCCAAGTATCTCTTCCTGCAATAATCCCTGATATCAAAAGTGTTACAGACATAATAAACAAGAACAAAAGGGAATACATCCAATCTTTAGAAAGATCAAATAGCGCTCCAAAAATGGGAGGACCACAAGCGGCAATTAAATAGCCAAACGACTGTGCCATACCTGATAATTCTGCGGATTGTACTGTACTTCGCGTACGCAATACAAAGAACAACATGGACAAACTGAAAGCCAAACCACTTGCCAATCCAATAAGAATACACCAAAGGAGAATATAGTCTGTGCGGAAGAGTAGAATCCCTCCGATTCCCACCATAAACAAGACTCCTACGACTAAAGCTAATAGTTTTTGGTTATTCATTTTACTGGCGATAATAGCGCCAATAAACGTCATAGGCAATTGAGCGAATTGTACATAAGACAAGATCCATCCTGAATCTTCTACGGACATTCCCCAGGTTTGCATCACTTTCGGTAACCAAGCAGCTAAACAGTAGAACAAGAGTGACTGCACACCCATAAATACAGTTACCGCCCAGGCTAATCCTGATTTGTAAAGATTTACGGTTTGTTCTTCTACTGCAAAATTGCCCTTAATAGGATCTACTTTCTTTTTCTTCACTTGTGGAATCCAAACAAAAATCGTCACCAAAGAAAGTACTAGCCAAATTCCAATAGATCCCTTCCATCCCATAGCGGTATAAGTCCCTAAGCTAATACTGAAACCTGCAGCTAATGCGGCGGTTAAATTCATGGCAACGGAGTAAATCCCCATCATACTTCCTACTTTATGAGGGAAATTATTTTTTATAAAAGCGGGCATCAATACATTGCCAACGGTAATCGCAGTTCCCACTAAAGCGGCACCTAAAAAAAGAGAAACAATAGTACCTAATGGACGAATAAGCAATCCAATACTCAGTAAGATTAAAGAAAGAAGCAAAACGAATTCCATGCCGTATTTTCTAGAGAACCTGGGCACCATACCCGATAAGAAAGCGAAAGCCATCAGTGGAATCGTGGTTACTAAACCTGCTGTGGTATTAGACAAAGCTAAGGATTGACTTATTTCACCAATCACAGGCCCTACTGAAGTTAGAGGGGCACGAAGATTGGATGCAATAAATATAACCCCTAGCAGCATCAAGATTTCTTTTGTTTTCGAAACTTTTTCTATCTCTTTATCTATTGAATGACTCATATATATTTTATGCGTTTGTTTTACAAGGTCAAAATTAAATGGTTTTAAATGATTATATTCGCCATATATCATAACTAAAACGACAAGTATGTACGGACCAGAATTAGTCGATCAAGTAAGGAAAAATGGATTTGTTTGGCATGCAGAAAATTGGAAGCACAACAATGAATTTCACCAGCACCACAAAGCGCAACTCGTATTTGTGGAGTCAGGATACCAATACTTACACACGACGAATAATCAGTTTTTATTACCTCAGCATCATGCGGCTTGGATTCCGTCCAACTTACCGCATAAAACGACTGCTGCTTCGGAGTCTGTTTCATTGCGTACGCTTTATTTTAACACCGATGGCATGCCTCCTTTTTATGAGGAGCTGTATTTATTTTCTGTTCCTGCGGTATTGAGAGAAATGATTATGTACACTGAAAAATGGTCGTTGAACATGGAATATCGCCAGAGTGAGCAGACTTTTTTACTTGCTATTTTAGAAGAGCTACCTTCTTTTATTCAGGAGTCAATTCCTTTACTAACCCCTGTTCCTAAATCAGCCAATTTAGTAGCTGTTACGGCCCATATTCACCAAAAATATGGCACTTCAATTACGATAGATGAATTAGCGTCCATTGGTTTTGTCAGTGTACGAACGCTCGAACGTCAATTTAAAAAAGAGACGGGTATTAGTTTAGCGAAGTACATCCAAATGGTTCGCATAATAAAATCGCTAGAGCTTTTAAGCGAAGGAAACCTCAACATTGGTGAAATTGCCTTTCGCGTGGGATACAGTAGTGCCCAATCCTATAGCAATGTTTTTACAAAACTACTAGGCAAACGCCCCAGTGAATATTTTGAAACACACCCTAAATAAAAGCATAAAAAAAGCCAACTTTTCAGTTGGCTTTGGTTTTTATTTAGTTTTTTACGGGTAAGAAATTATATTCCTTTGCGTAGTATAACATTTGCTCTTCAAACGTTTTCGGTTGTTTAATTACATAATCAGTAACTTCTCCTTTATCATTTGTAACAGGTACAATATAAGGGTTAACAAATCCTCTATATGCCGCTGAATTAAACTTCGAATTGCGTTCCAATACTTCTTTGTGAATCGCTTGATCTACTTTTACACCGTAGTTTTCTACTAGTTGTTTTGCTGCGTTGTAGTCTCCTTCTGATTTAATGCGTTGCGTTTCTTTGAGTAATTCTCCAAATAAAGCGTGTAGTTTTTCGTAATCTGTAATGTTGAAATACGTTTTTCCGTCACGGACTACTTTTTCAATCACGTTGTCTTTTTTCCCTTTTTCGAACACCCATGCACTCACCCATTGGCGGTTTCTCATGTGAGCTTCTTCGATATCAGCTCCTGGTTCTAAACGCACCAATTGCGTCATTAAACCATTTCGAATATATCCATCATACGCTGCCATACCAACGGCTTTCCAATCTTCTACTAATCCTATTTCTTGTAATTTAGGGTTGTATAGATAGAATAATCCTACTAAATCCGCACGACCTTCTTCTAAAGTAGATGCATAGCTTTTCAGTGTTTCTTTTGGTTGACCAATACCCGGATTGATTTGTCCAGAAGCATGTCCGATTACTTCGTGTAAAGCAGTATGTAATTTATCAGCTAATTCTCCGTATTTTTCTTCTAATTGTACTTCTTCTTCATCGTGTGCAAATTCTTTCAATTTACCTGATCCACCAGCGTGGTTGTATGAATCAATGATATTGCCTAATGAAATTGATTTAGATCCATGCTCTGCTCTAATCCAATCTGCATTGGGTAAATTCACTCCAATTGGTGTTGATGGAGATGAATCTCCAGATTCTGAAGCGACAATTACCGTTTTATACGTAACTCCCGTTACATTTTTCTTTTTGTGTTCTTCCATCAAAGGTGAATTGTCTTCAAACCATTGCGCTTCTTTTGAAAGCACTTCCATTTTCTTAGACATATCGAAATCTTTGATTTGAACCACACTTTCATACGAAGCTTTGTGTCCTAACGGATCGTTGTATACTTCGATAAATCCGTTGT contains the following coding sequences:
- a CDS encoding metallophosphoesterase family protein is translated as MKVKILHTADWHLGKRLDNFSRIEEQKEVLNEICELADVQQADIVVIAGDLFDTFNPPIEAEDLFYKTLRRLTHNGQRPVIAIAGNHDSPERIDAPDPLARACGILLVGLPNTIVQPMEENEAFTLTQSAEGFVELTLAHLPFPIRIIHTPYANEVRLKKALNVADKTTALNEVLESNWQALATAYCDTAGVNLLISHLYMMKKGGEELEEPDGEKPLKIGNADLIYSDSIPKQIQYTALGHLHRAHQIGEVDRPVVYSGSPLCYSFSEAGQEKYVMMVEVEPNVPATYEKIPLQKGRPLTRKKFNSVDDAVDWLQQHQHHLVELTLVSDTFLKADDIKRIHQAHDGIITIIPVVNLTDQADLNKRKQVNLEQDIQGLFADYFKQKNNGQDPNGEIMDLFNEIIN
- a CDS encoding DsbA family oxidoreductase; the protein is MKVEIWSDVMCPFCYVGKKHFENALEQLPFKDKIEVEWKSFQLDPTLPVEGASQSTIDYLVNRKGMPKEQIEGMMNHLQQAGSAVGIEFRQDISIPVNTFRAHRLIHFAQSKGKGNEMEEALFLAHFTEGKNVGEIEVLTELATSIGLNKEEVVTLLNSDAHTQEVKNDIEEAQTLGISGVPFFVVDRKYGISGAQPIDTFAEAITQAYQESQPQFEMKGNTDANSCGPDGCEI
- a CDS encoding SbcC/MukB-like Walker B domain-containing protein, whose amino-acid sequence is MIPITLTLEGFYSYQEKQVIDFTQLIQAGLFGIFGKVGSGKSSILEAISFGLYGESERLNARDNRAYNMMNLKSDRMSIDFEFFNFKEKKYRIYREFKRNSKRFDDVKRGDAVLYQWKEEQWIPLPDLNVEEVIGLSYENFKRTIIIPQGKFKEFIELGGKDRTKMMQEIFGLDRFDLTGKTKALYSETRQKYDHLQGQLQRFTTLTKEQIDEVKVQHQKQEQQLKQMTLVFKQEQERYQQLKAVKLDFEALEESRTTLRELEQKEGEVKAQELALLQYEKVEKVFRSLLVEKQQTTLKLNEKTANYQVKLGEFQTKQNQYIQVKETFTTLEKQYESLERERTELAELQLVQAIQETEVTKKTLTERLVKGQEVVVATKKELEQKQILLLAGEKQLKQLKENRVDPMRLIALDKWFTDFEYLEKAAGEWADKQKQLQQEIQRLVQTLEQFEFTTEEEWRERIAKQRTVNQQLHLLVTKELNQLRVSQQLSHYASALHDGEACPLCGALEHPAILEGEDVSKSMQDLEMKLEKIQDDEQILNRKEREIQALLDKKHLLEIQDSEAVNHRKEKQEELIRHQAAYCWNEIESGNKAQLEQLKQQAVQVNQAIEKAENQQQQTIKEVDVVRNNLEKYAEALADIELKQARLEAEIDAKEQQIRLIKLSEKIVVKKEILELEIKAKEQHIVEVEQAYKSQAQLLQQLVPILASLETELKNIQTIQEELTASLQHIDLGVKQGLEVFQFESVQEVEVVLAKNIAVEETRASIQAFMLKIEVLRNQVQQLSKKLESIAFDLPHFQQMELTVTALEQQVKEQTTLVAKVAGEIERLEQDYKEKETLLDQFAQVEKRLKNINLLDNMFKGAGFVNYVSSIYLINLCDIANQRFHRLTHNQLSLQLNESNEFEIIDYLNNGKARSVKTLSGGQSFQVSLSLALALAESVQSLSKSNKNFFFIDEGFGTQDAESVNIVFETLSSLHKENRIVGIISHVDELQERIPLSLSIVKDEEKGSRVLTS
- a CDS encoding toxin-antitoxin system YwqK family antitoxin: MKRTLLIVAVAFFLFSCKEREINFNQLELRAGVYSELNQLTPYTGIVKQYDENGALKEEAYLQEGKLDRFFTSYFENGQVWEERKLKDGKKEGEAFVYYEDGQVRKHSHWSKGLQIGVFKEYYPNGDLAVETPFKEGKEDGLHQAFYENGQLYEKGLFIKGKKQGFFIGYFDDGKIREEANWNEGLKEGLYKDYFKNGNLSTEATFIKGKKEGIVKDYHSTGTLMIESLWENGEQVEIIKIYEDD